One window of Fusobacterium sp. IOR10 genomic DNA carries:
- a CDS encoding homoserine dehydrogenase encodes MKVGLFGFGVVGKGIYDIIDTKKTLNLKKIEVKKALVSSIKGRTLNILTINPQEIIQDEEIDTVVEVMGGIYPAYNYIIDSLKAGKNVVTANKAVVAENFEEFIEVAKKNKVKFYYEPSVCGGVPIIEGLKKVKKVDEVSEIGGIFNGTTNFILDKMTKYSAEFKEALEEAQEKGYAEADPSADIDGIDILRKIIISSSIAFDFLVPKEEVKVFGIRNILKIDIDYFKKQDRVIKLMAIGKKENDNYICCVEPVAFDFNKIEATVPTNFNIAFLKGETIGELKFFGQGAGKYPTGNAGVQDLIEILEEKEYDYPNFNKKLTKDSSLIKGKYYIRTVKKFNLEQLNFIEKEEKINDYNIYITQEITNDKMHDIVKLMDDKNIFFLRID; translated from the coding sequence ATGAAAGTAGGATTATTTGGTTTTGGAGTAGTAGGAAAAGGTATTTACGACATTATAGACACTAAAAAAACTTTAAATTTAAAAAAAATTGAAGTGAAAAAAGCTTTGGTAAGTTCAATTAAAGGGAGAACTTTAAATATTCTAACCATAAATCCTCAGGAAATAATACAAGATGAAGAGATTGACACTGTAGTAGAAGTTATGGGAGGGATATATCCAGCTTATAACTATATTATAGACTCTTTAAAGGCTGGTAAAAATGTAGTAACAGCAAATAAAGCTGTTGTAGCTGAGAATTTCGAAGAATTTATAGAAGTTGCAAAAAAAAATAAAGTAAAATTTTATTATGAACCTAGTGTATGCGGGGGAGTTCCTATAATAGAAGGATTAAAAAAAGTTAAAAAAGTAGATGAAGTCTCTGAGATTGGTGGAATATTTAACGGTACTACAAATTTTATTTTGGACAAAATGACTAAATATTCTGCTGAATTTAAAGAAGCATTAGAAGAAGCTCAAGAAAAAGGTTATGCTGAAGCGGATCCTTCTGCTGACATAGATGGAATAGATATTTTGAGAAAAATAATTATTTCTTCTTCAATTGCTTTTGATTTTTTAGTTCCAAAGGAAGAAGTTAAAGTTTTTGGAATTAGAAATATTTTAAAAATAGATATAGATTACTTTAAGAAACAAGATAGAGTCATTAAATTAATGGCCATAGGGAAAAAAGAGAATGACAATTATATTTGTTGTGTTGAACCAGTTGCTTTTGATTTTAATAAAATTGAGGCAACTGTTCCTACAAATTTCAATATTGCTTTTTTAAAAGGTGAAACAATAGGAGAGCTTAAATTTTTTGGACAAGGTGCGGGAAAATATCCAACTGGAAATGCAGGAGTTCAAGATTTAATAGAAATATTAGAGGAAAAAGAATATGATTATCCAAACTTTAATAAAAAATTGACAAAAGATTCTTCATTGATAAAAGGAAAATATTATATTAGAACAGTGAAAAAATTTAATCTTGAACAATTAAATTTTATAGAAAAAGAAGAAAAAATTAATGATTATAATATATACATAACACAAGAGATTACAAACGATAAAATGCATGACATTGTTAAATTAATGGATGATAAAAATATTTTTTTCCTAAGAATTGATTAA
- a CDS encoding methyltransferase domain-containing protein, whose translation MKEFNKNFSTYDDNAIVQKQVAKKLIDLINNKFKKTNYSKVIELGCGTGIFTRYVIKNLEVEKLNLNDYFDTREYLSDIKYHKFIKEDMSKCLKEKYDLVISSSSFQWIEDLESLFKDISKTTDKLAFSVYLKGNLKEIQEHFNISLDYKTREEIMLLLKKNFSEVESWEEDKVINFEEPLDALRHLKKTGVGINSKSSVRKIRTFKDKSLSYSVGYFLCSK comes from the coding sequence ATGAAAGAATTTAATAAAAACTTTTCAACATATGATGATAATGCAATAGTACAAAAACAAGTGGCCAAAAAACTAATTGATTTAATAAATAATAAATTTAAAAAAACTAATTATTCCAAAGTTATTGAATTGGGGTGTGGAACAGGAATATTTACAAGATATGTTATAAAAAATTTAGAAGTAGAAAAACTAAATCTAAATGATTATTTTGATACTAGAGAATATTTATCAGATATAAAATATCATAAATTTATAAAAGAAGATATGTCTAAATGTTTAAAAGAAAAATATGATTTAGTTATTTCAAGCTCTAGTTTTCAATGGATAGAGGATTTAGAAAGCTTATTTAAGGATATTTCTAAAACTACTGACAAATTAGCGTTTTCTGTATATCTAAAGGGTAATTTAAAAGAAATTCAAGAACATTTTAATATTAGCTTAGATTACAAAACAAGGGAAGAAATCATGTTATTATTAAAGAAAAATTTTTCAGAAGTTGAAAGCTGGGAAGAAGATAAGGTTATTAATTTTGAAGAACCATTAGATGCATTGAGACATTTGAAAAAAACAGGTGTAGGGATAAATTCAAAATCATCTGTTCGTAAAATAAGAACTTTCAAGGATAAAAGTCTTTCATATAGTGTTGGATATTTTTTATGTTCCAAATAG
- a CDS encoding universal stress protein yields MKKLLIPLDGTERSMHSINLVKNLYKPEDVSITLLYVKEDAKLFIEEMDYSEAEKEMQEKVAEAVDQLENYDVTTRVGFVEPGREILRIAKTESSDIIVMTKSTKKGLTRMIGSVTNYVVKHSHCIVMIVPE; encoded by the coding sequence ATGAAAAAATTGTTAATACCTTTAGATGGGACAGAAAGAAGCATGCATTCAATTAACTTAGTTAAAAATCTTTATAAACCTGAAGATGTCTCAATTACACTGTTATATGTTAAAGAAGATGCTAAATTATTTATTGAAGAAATGGATTATTCAGAAGCAGAAAAAGAAATGCAAGAAAAAGTAGCTGAAGCTGTTGATCAATTGGAAAATTATGATGTAACTACTAGAGTTGGATTTGTTGAACCAGGTAGAGAAATATTAAGAATAGCAAAAACAGAAAGTAGTGATATAATAGTAATGACTAAATCTACAAAGAAGGGATTGACTCGTATGATAGGATCCGTAACTAATTATGTAGTTAAGCATTCTCATTGTATAGTTATGATTGTTCCTGAATAA
- a CDS encoding aminotransferase class I/II-fold pyridoxal phosphate-dependent enzyme, giving the protein MKKDEIILELNKKKQENNFRTLKIFNEKDLNLSSNDYLGLAHDDKLKEKFYEEFKEEVYLSSSSSRLITGNYNGIIKLEVQLEEIYEKPALVMNSGFSANKTIIETFYNKNSLIITDKLNHASIYNGIILSNCKISRYKHLDMDHLESILKKYSEKYKDILIVSETIYSMEGDTANLKKLVELKKKYNCSLMIDEAHSYGVFGYGISYNLNLIKDIDFLVIPLGKGGGSIGAYIICEDYYKDYLINCGKEFIYTTSLPPVNIFWNLFILKNMDKFEDRRKKLKELIEFTFLKIKELEINVVSDSHILGLVVGDNQKVDIISKNLRSKGYIVYSIKSPTVGKGTERIRIGLNPNITKKDMEIFLKEFKYEYNNIF; this is encoded by the coding sequence ATGAAAAAAGATGAAATAATATTAGAGTTAAATAAAAAAAAACAAGAAAATAACTTTAGAACATTGAAAATTTTCAATGAAAAAGATTTAAATTTATCTTCAAATGATTATTTAGGATTGGCTCATGACGATAAATTGAAAGAAAAATTTTATGAAGAATTTAAAGAGGAAGTATATTTATCATCTAGTTCTTCTAGATTAATCACAGGAAATTATAATGGAATTATAAAATTAGAAGTACAATTAGAGGAAATTTATGAAAAACCAGCTCTTGTTATGAATAGTGGATTTTCAGCAAATAAGACAATAATAGAAACTTTTTATAATAAAAATTCCCTAATAATAACAGACAAACTAAATCATGCAAGTATATATAATGGAATAATATTAAGTAATTGTAAAATATCTAGATATAAACATCTAGATATGGATCACCTTGAAAGCATATTGAAAAAATACTCAGAAAAATATAAGGATATATTAATTGTTTCTGAAACTATTTACAGTATGGAAGGAGATACAGCTAACTTAAAAAAATTAGTAGAGCTTAAAAAAAAGTACAATTGTTCTTTAATGATAGATGAGGCACATTCTTATGGAGTTTTTGGATATGGGATTTCTTATAATTTAAACTTAATCAAGGATATTGATTTTTTAGTTATTCCATTGGGAAAAGGCGGAGGATCCATAGGAGCTTATATAATTTGTGAAGATTATTATAAGGATTATTTAATAAATTGTGGGAAAGAATTTATTTATACTACAAGTTTACCTCCAGTTAATATTTTTTGGAATTTATTTATCTTAAAAAATATGGATAAATTTGAAGACAGAAGAAAGAAATTAAAAGAATTAATAGAATTTACTTTTCTTAAAATAAAAGAATTAGAAATAAATGTAGTTTCAGATTCCCATATATTAGGTTTAGTTGTGGGAGATAACCAAAAAGTGGATATAATTTCAAAAAATTTAAGAAGCAAAGGATATATAGTTTATTCTATTAAAAGTCCAACAGTGGGGAAAGGAACAGAGAGAATAAGAATAGGTTTAAATCCAAATATAACAAAAAAGGATATGGAAATTTTTTTAAAGGAATTTAAATATGAATATAATAATATTTTTTAA
- the bioA gene encoding adenosylmethionine--8-amino-7-oxononanoate transaminase translates to MKINKNLSELQKRDLKHIFHPCSQMKDYEDFPPIVIEKAKGMYVYDEFGKKYMDCIASWWLNPLGHCNERINKVLIDQANTLEHVIFSNFSHKPAIELSEKLVELLPEGLSKLFFADNGSSGVEIALKLAYQSQNQRGYEKKRKFVTIKNSYHGETIGALAVGDIDFFTKTYRPLIKEAVKVEGPECFKCKFNKEYKTCGAECFSYMEKELRENHEEIAAVIVEPIVQGAGGMKIYSPKYLRKLREVTEELNIVMIVDEIAMGFGRTGKMFASEWAGISPDIMTVGKALTAGYYPMSIVCMREEIYDSFYADYSEGKSFLHSHSFSGNPLGCRIALEVLKIYEEENILAQINEKGDYLEAKMKEVFGENENIGEIRRIGMIGVLEIVKDKKTKERFSSKERVGYGIYKTALKNGAILRPLGDTIYFLPPFIISKEEIDEMVSICKISIDEFLSNKK, encoded by the coding sequence ATGTACGTGTATGATGAATTTGGAAAAAAATATATGGATTGTATTGCAAGTTGGTGGTTAAATCCTTTAGGACATTGTAATGAAAGAATAAATAAGGTGTTAATTGATCAAGCGAATACTTTAGAGCATGTAATTTTTTCTAATTTTTCCCATAAGCCTGCTATAGAACTTTCAGAAAAATTAGTTGAACTTTTACCAGAGGGGTTATCAAAATTATTTTTTGCAGATAATGGATCCTCAGGTGTAGAGATAGCTTTAAAGCTAGCTTACCAATCTCAAAACCAAAGGGGTTATGAAAAGAAAAGAAAATTTGTAACAATTAAAAATTCATATCACGGTGAAACAATAGGAGCGTTAGCTGTTGGAGATATTGATTTTTTCACAAAAACATATAGACCATTAATAAAAGAAGCAGTTAAAGTTGAGGGCCCTGAATGTTTTAAATGTAAATTTAATAAAGAATACAAAACTTGTGGAGCAGAATGTTTTTCATATATGGAAAAAGAATTAAGAGAAAATCATGAAGAAATAGCAGCAGTAATTGTTGAGCCTATTGTTCAAGGAGCAGGGGGAATGAAAATATATTCTCCAAAATATTTAAGAAAATTAAGAGAAGTAACAGAGGAATTAAATATAGTTATGATTGTTGATGAAATAGCTATGGGATTTGGAAGAACTGGGAAAATGTTTGCCAGTGAATGGGCAGGAATTTCTCCAGATATAATGACTGTGGGAAAAGCCTTAACAGCAGGATACTATCCAATGTCTATAGTTTGTATGAGAGAAGAAATATATGATTCTTTCTATGCTGATTATTCAGAAGGAAAATCTTTTTTACATTCTCACAGTTTCTCAGGAAATCCTTTAGGGTGTAGAATTGCCTTGGAAGTTCTAAAAATTTATGAAGAGGAAAATATATTAGCTCAAATAAATGAAAAAGGAGACTATCTAGAGGCAAAAATGAAAGAAGTTTTTGGAGAAAATGAAAACATAGGAGAAATAAGAAGAATAGGAATGATAGGTGTTTTAGAAATTGTAAAAGATAAAAAAACAAAAGAAAGATTTTCTTCAAAGGAAAGAGTTGGATATGGGATATATAAAACTGCTTTAAAAAATGGAGCAATATTGAGACCATTGGGAGATACTATTTATTTCTTACCTCCATTTATAATATCAAAAGAAGAAATAGATGAAATGGTAAGTATTTGTAAAATTTCAATTGATGAATTTCTTTCAAATAAAAAATAA
- a CDS encoding pimeloyl-ACP methyl esterase BioG family protein: MNIIIFFNGWGMDEKILKKLENKTNYEVLNISFPYKIDKVKLENYKRKIFVGWSFGVYYMCEFLNKNKDISYEDVIAINGTPEIIGKNGIPEKVYNLTLKHMNEENLEKFYINMDYKFMTKSKKIDELIYELQYLKDNYSPQENKVSKAIISINDKIIKSKNQNKYYESKDVEIKKVDGGHYIFSQLKSWEDILR, translated from the coding sequence ATGAATATAATAATATTTTTTAATGGCTGGGGAATGGATGAAAAAATTTTAAAAAAATTAGAAAACAAAACAAATTATGAAGTCTTAAATATATCCTTTCCTTATAAAATAGATAAAGTTAAATTAGAAAATTACAAAAGAAAAATATTTGTAGGATGGTCTTTTGGTGTGTATTATATGTGTGAATTTTTAAATAAAAATAAAGACATTAGCTACGAAGATGTTATAGCTATAAATGGAACTCCTGAAATAATTGGTAAAAATGGAATTCCAGAAAAAGTTTATAACTTAACTTTAAAGCATATGAATGAAGAAAATTTAGAAAAATTTTATATTAATATGGATTACAAATTTATGACCAAAAGCAAGAAAATAGATGAATTAATTTATGAACTTCAATATTTAAAAGACAACTACAGTCCTCAAGAAAATAAAGTTTCAAAGGCTATTATTAGCATAAATGATAAAATAATAAAAAGTAAAAATCAAAATAAATATTATGAATCAAAGGACGTAGAGATAAAAAAAGTAGATGGAGGTCATTATATTTTTTCTCAATTAAAAAGCTGGGAGGATATATTAAGATAA